From the genome of Bactrocera oleae isolate idBacOlea1 chromosome 2, idBacOlea1, whole genome shotgun sequence, one region includes:
- the cdm gene encoding importin-13 isoform X1, with protein MEPIDISRLEEAVVVFYRSTSQQQAITHDWLTKAQTSPQAWQFSWQLMELGKSQEVQFFGAVTLHSKLMKYWHEVPRENHDELKQKILEKIVQFACGPKLVLNRLCIALSAFIVHMLGEWSTAIEDVINTFQNEQIPNVNKEMQLWIMLEVLQAIPEEMQAIFTSVKRTTLRAEVAKRAQLVMETTEAYLKMQLDREWDSECFSNMTRAVKCVGTWVKHIGFSIENCQNITAILLKLTNKCYWPCIQDSDGDGCMSADENELAETCLKTLLSIIIQPDCHSYPKTAFILIRMFLDSLCDITKMEWKRDNNNEDIVVNIYTLFVSAVERHSQLLLSGITTTDPELSVLYGRLVNEILQCTDKPGIYPVEESCSSMAMGFWYLLQDEVFAMHNEEERMKCWEYIKPLYAHLTRILVRKSEQPDDNSIEKWTSDDLESFRCYRQDISDTFMYCYDVLHEYILDILATVLDETIAELQNNPTQWTKLEACIYSFQSVAEHFAGEELKQIPKLMRVLSEIPYNKMNEKLLGTALETVGSYCQWLKENPTYIPPAIELLVRGLNSNMSAQATLGLKELCCDCQLQMKPYAEPLLNACHTSLTSGQMKNSDCVRLMYSIGKLMSLLPATNIPNYLDIIVGPCFEELQTICQNDCKTPATRIRTIFRLNMISTLFSSLNTDLDEDDQIENLENVQPVLIVMQKTMPIFRQIAELWVEEIDVLETACTALQHAIVNLKSSFRPMLQDLCCFIVAIFQTRCCAPTLEISKTAIIIFYKDEGCKSLMQQLLVELVLHSFKLFESTPENAFSNIADTIEVFYACLMQIIKKLPQALDDKAIAFDRLIYYALKATTLPENGPIRTGVQFLSHFILQSRNYQSMTQAVLNAGEEIVRTAVLCVGCVAPRQQVEKFADIFIAINKKYPAELVAWLKLVMHVPNFPTQLVDEAEKSKFVTLIIREKVNRRLLQKHLSDFAVKSRGLTDKFQ; from the exons ATGGAACCAATTGATATTTCGCGCTTGGAGGAGGCAGTTGTTGTCTTTTATCGATCAACTTCTCAACAGCAAGCTATAACACATGACTGGCTTACTAAGGCACAAACAAGTCCACAAGCATGGCAATTTTCGTGGCAGCTAATGGAACTTGGCAAg AGTCAAGAAGTCCAATTCTTTGGGGCCGTTACATTACATTCTAAACTAATGAAGTATTGGCATGAGGTACCTCGGGAAAATCACGATGaactgaaacaaaaaattttagaaaaaattgtacagtTCGCTTGTGGCCCTAAATTAGTTCTTAACCGATTGTGCATTGCT CTCAGCGCTTTCATTGTGCATATGCTTGGAGAATGGTCAACAGCTATAGAAGATGTCATAAACACCTTTCAGAATGAGCAGATACCAAACGTCAATAAAGAAATGCAATTATGGATAATGTTGGAAGTTCTTCAAGCTATACCAGAAGAA ATGCAAGCAATTTTCACGTCGGTCAAAAGAACGACATTGCGTGCAGAAGTAGCGAAACGCGCCCAACTAGTAATGGAGACAACAGAAgcttatttaaaaatgcaattggATCGTGAATGGGACAGCGAATGCTTTAGCAATATGACTCGAGCTGTTAAATGTGTTGGTACATGGGTAAA ACATATCGGGTTTTCCATTGAAAATTGTCAGAATATTACAGCAATATTGCTTAAATTGACGAACAAATGCTACTGGCCTTGTATTCAGGATTCAGATGGGGATGGATGTATGTCTGCTGATGAAAATGAATTAGCCGAAACGTGCCTAAAAACCTTACTTAGCATAATTATTCAACCGGATTGTCATTCCTATCCTAAAACGGCATTTATATTGATCCGAATGTTTTTAGACTCGCTATGCGATATCACCAAAATGGAATGGAAACGTGATAATAACAACGAAGACATTGTAGTTAATATTTACACACTCTTTGTATCTGCCGTTGAAAGGCACTCACAGCTTCTGTTGAGTGGAATAACAACTACCGACCCAGAGCTGTCTGTTCTCTATGGTCGTCTTGTTAATGAGATTCTGCAATGTACAGATAAACCGGGAATATACCCAGTAGAAGAGTCATGTAGCAGCATGGCTATGGGGTTTTGGTATTTGTTACAAGATGAGGTGTTTGCTATGCACAATGAAGAGGAACGCATGAAGTGTTGGGAATATATAAAACCATTATATGCACATTTGACTCGAATATTAGTTCGCAAATCAGAACAACCTGATGACAATTCTATTGAGAAATGGACATCAGATGATTTGGAAAGTTTTCGTTGCTATCGTCAAGACATATCAGATACATTC ATGTACtgttatgatgttttacatgaGTATATACTCGATATACTGGCTACAGTACTCGATGAGACTATTGCTGAGTTGCAAAATAATCCCACACAATGGACCAAACTTGAGGCTTGCATTTATTCATTCCAATCCGTAGCAGAACATTTTGCAGGAGAAGAATTAAAGCAGATTCCAAAGCTGATGCGTGTTCTATCCGAAATTCCTtacaataaaatgaatgaaaagttGCTCGGCACCGCCCTGGAGACTGTTGGTTCTTACTGCCAGTGGTTAAAAGAGAATCCGACGTATATACCCCCCGCTATTGAACTGTTAGTGCGAGGACTGAATTCTAATATGTCTGCTCAAGCTACTTTAGGGCTTAAGGAGCTCTGCTGTGATTGCCAACTTCAAATGAAACCATACGCTGAACCACTTTTGAATGCTTGCCATACTTCGTTAACCTCAGGCCAGATGAAAAATTCTGATTGTGTGCGTTTAATGTATAGCATTGGAAAACTTATGAGTTTGCTTCCAGCCACTAATATACCCAACTATTTAGATATTATAGTTGGCCCATGCTTCGAGGAGCTGCAGACCATTTGTCAAAATGATTGT aaaacgccAGCAACGAGGATACGAACCATTTTTCGACTGAATATGATATCAACATTATTTTCATCGCTCAACACGGACTTGGATGAAGACGATCAGATCGAAAACCTAGAAAACGTGCAACCCGTGTTGATTGTAATGCAAAAAACTATGCCTATATTTCGGCAAATCGCTGAACTTTGGGTGGAAGAAATAGATGTGCTTGAG acgGCTTGTACTGCTTTGCAACATGCAATTGTTAACCTCAAATCCAGCTTTCGACCTATGTTACAGGATCTCTGTTGCTTTATTGTCGCTATTTTCCAAACGCGTTGCTGCGCGCCAACTTTGGAAATATCAAAAACG gctATTATAATATTCTATAAGGACGAGGGATGTAAGTCTTTAATGCAACAACTTCTAGTTGAACTCGTGCTTCACAGTTTTAAATTATTCGAA TCCACACCGGAGAACGCTTTCTCGAATATCGCCGACACAATTGAGGTGTTCTATGCATGCCTCATGCAGATCATTAAAAAGTTGCCTCAAGCCCTAGATGACAAAGCGATTGCATTTGACAGGCTAATATACTATGCGTTGAAGGCAACAACCTTGCCAGAAAATGGTCCTATACGCACTGGTGTGCAGTTTCTGTCGCATTTCATTCTGCAGTCACGTAATTATCAGAGTATGACACAAGCAGTGCTTAATGCTGGCGAGGAGATTGTTCGCACTGCAGTATTATGTGTTGGTTGTGTCGCTCCCCGACAGCAAGTGGAAAAATTCGCTGATATTTTCATagcaatcaataaaaaatatccaGCGGAATTAGTTGCTTGGCTGAAGTTAGTTATGCATGTACCAAACTTTCCCACACAACTTGTCGACGAAGCTGAGAAATCTAAATTCGTTACATTGATTATAAG GGAAAAAGTCAACAGACGTTTGCTGCAAAAACATCTCAGCGATTTCGCAGTAAAATCGCGAGGCCTAACAGATAAATTTCAGTAG
- the cdm gene encoding importin-13 isoform X2, which produces MDNVGSSSSYTRRNLFKQMQAIFTSVKRTTLRAEVAKRAQLVMETTEAYLKMQLDREWDSECFSNMTRAVKCVGTWVKHIGFSIENCQNITAILLKLTNKCYWPCIQDSDGDGCMSADENELAETCLKTLLSIIIQPDCHSYPKTAFILIRMFLDSLCDITKMEWKRDNNNEDIVVNIYTLFVSAVERHSQLLLSGITTTDPELSVLYGRLVNEILQCTDKPGIYPVEESCSSMAMGFWYLLQDEVFAMHNEEERMKCWEYIKPLYAHLTRILVRKSEQPDDNSIEKWTSDDLESFRCYRQDISDTFMYCYDVLHEYILDILATVLDETIAELQNNPTQWTKLEACIYSFQSVAEHFAGEELKQIPKLMRVLSEIPYNKMNEKLLGTALETVGSYCQWLKENPTYIPPAIELLVRGLNSNMSAQATLGLKELCCDCQLQMKPYAEPLLNACHTSLTSGQMKNSDCVRLMYSIGKLMSLLPATNIPNYLDIIVGPCFEELQTICQNDCKTPATRIRTIFRLNMISTLFSSLNTDLDEDDQIENLENVQPVLIVMQKTMPIFRQIAELWVEEIDVLETACTALQHAIVNLKSSFRPMLQDLCCFIVAIFQTRCCAPTLEISKTAIIIFYKDEGCKSLMQQLLVELVLHSFKLFESTPENAFSNIADTIEVFYACLMQIIKKLPQALDDKAIAFDRLIYYALKATTLPENGPIRTGVQFLSHFILQSRNYQSMTQAVLNAGEEIVRTAVLCVGCVAPRQQVEKFADIFIAINKKYPAELVAWLKLVMHVPNFPTQLVDEAEKSKFVTLIIREKVNRRLLQKHLSDFAVKSRGLTDKFQ; this is translated from the exons ATGGATAATGTTGGAAGTTCTTCAAGCTATACCAGAAGAA atCTTTTCAAACAGATGCAAGCAATTTTCACGTCGGTCAAAAGAACGACATTGCGTGCAGAAGTAGCGAAACGCGCCCAACTAGTAATGGAGACAACAGAAgcttatttaaaaatgcaattggATCGTGAATGGGACAGCGAATGCTTTAGCAATATGACTCGAGCTGTTAAATGTGTTGGTACATGGGTAAA ACATATCGGGTTTTCCATTGAAAATTGTCAGAATATTACAGCAATATTGCTTAAATTGACGAACAAATGCTACTGGCCTTGTATTCAGGATTCAGATGGGGATGGATGTATGTCTGCTGATGAAAATGAATTAGCCGAAACGTGCCTAAAAACCTTACTTAGCATAATTATTCAACCGGATTGTCATTCCTATCCTAAAACGGCATTTATATTGATCCGAATGTTTTTAGACTCGCTATGCGATATCACCAAAATGGAATGGAAACGTGATAATAACAACGAAGACATTGTAGTTAATATTTACACACTCTTTGTATCTGCCGTTGAAAGGCACTCACAGCTTCTGTTGAGTGGAATAACAACTACCGACCCAGAGCTGTCTGTTCTCTATGGTCGTCTTGTTAATGAGATTCTGCAATGTACAGATAAACCGGGAATATACCCAGTAGAAGAGTCATGTAGCAGCATGGCTATGGGGTTTTGGTATTTGTTACAAGATGAGGTGTTTGCTATGCACAATGAAGAGGAACGCATGAAGTGTTGGGAATATATAAAACCATTATATGCACATTTGACTCGAATATTAGTTCGCAAATCAGAACAACCTGATGACAATTCTATTGAGAAATGGACATCAGATGATTTGGAAAGTTTTCGTTGCTATCGTCAAGACATATCAGATACATTC ATGTACtgttatgatgttttacatgaGTATATACTCGATATACTGGCTACAGTACTCGATGAGACTATTGCTGAGTTGCAAAATAATCCCACACAATGGACCAAACTTGAGGCTTGCATTTATTCATTCCAATCCGTAGCAGAACATTTTGCAGGAGAAGAATTAAAGCAGATTCCAAAGCTGATGCGTGTTCTATCCGAAATTCCTtacaataaaatgaatgaaaagttGCTCGGCACCGCCCTGGAGACTGTTGGTTCTTACTGCCAGTGGTTAAAAGAGAATCCGACGTATATACCCCCCGCTATTGAACTGTTAGTGCGAGGACTGAATTCTAATATGTCTGCTCAAGCTACTTTAGGGCTTAAGGAGCTCTGCTGTGATTGCCAACTTCAAATGAAACCATACGCTGAACCACTTTTGAATGCTTGCCATACTTCGTTAACCTCAGGCCAGATGAAAAATTCTGATTGTGTGCGTTTAATGTATAGCATTGGAAAACTTATGAGTTTGCTTCCAGCCACTAATATACCCAACTATTTAGATATTATAGTTGGCCCATGCTTCGAGGAGCTGCAGACCATTTGTCAAAATGATTGT aaaacgccAGCAACGAGGATACGAACCATTTTTCGACTGAATATGATATCAACATTATTTTCATCGCTCAACACGGACTTGGATGAAGACGATCAGATCGAAAACCTAGAAAACGTGCAACCCGTGTTGATTGTAATGCAAAAAACTATGCCTATATTTCGGCAAATCGCTGAACTTTGGGTGGAAGAAATAGATGTGCTTGAG acgGCTTGTACTGCTTTGCAACATGCAATTGTTAACCTCAAATCCAGCTTTCGACCTATGTTACAGGATCTCTGTTGCTTTATTGTCGCTATTTTCCAAACGCGTTGCTGCGCGCCAACTTTGGAAATATCAAAAACG gctATTATAATATTCTATAAGGACGAGGGATGTAAGTCTTTAATGCAACAACTTCTAGTTGAACTCGTGCTTCACAGTTTTAAATTATTCGAA TCCACACCGGAGAACGCTTTCTCGAATATCGCCGACACAATTGAGGTGTTCTATGCATGCCTCATGCAGATCATTAAAAAGTTGCCTCAAGCCCTAGATGACAAAGCGATTGCATTTGACAGGCTAATATACTATGCGTTGAAGGCAACAACCTTGCCAGAAAATGGTCCTATACGCACTGGTGTGCAGTTTCTGTCGCATTTCATTCTGCAGTCACGTAATTATCAGAGTATGACACAAGCAGTGCTTAATGCTGGCGAGGAGATTGTTCGCACTGCAGTATTATGTGTTGGTTGTGTCGCTCCCCGACAGCAAGTGGAAAAATTCGCTGATATTTTCATagcaatcaataaaaaatatccaGCGGAATTAGTTGCTTGGCTGAAGTTAGTTATGCATGTACCAAACTTTCCCACACAACTTGTCGACGAAGCTGAGAAATCTAAATTCGTTACATTGATTATAAG GGAAAAAGTCAACAGACGTTTGCTGCAAAAACATCTCAGCGATTTCGCAGTAAAATCGCGAGGCCTAACAGATAAATTTCAGTAG